One genomic segment of Desulfocapsa sulfexigens DSM 10523 includes these proteins:
- the argB gene encoding acetylglutamate kinase, protein MQESIDRARGLIESLPYMQEFRHKTVVIKYGGHAMVDENLKKQFALDIILMKHIGINPVIVHGGGPQINRLLDRLEIKPSYVQGMRVTDGETMSVVEMVLVGKVNKEIVGNINHCGGRAVGLSGRDGDLICAEKMKVSKKNDGTLEDAPPELIDLGRVGQVTRVNPEILQALETNDFIPVIAPVGVGEDGQAFNINADLVAGSIAAELKAAKLVLLTDVAGVQDNEGTLLKSLKRSDLESYIDNGTIGGGMIPKVRCCGDALKAGVTKTHIIDGRIEHAILLEIFTREGIGTEIV, encoded by the coding sequence ATGCAGGAAAGTATTGATCGGGCCAGAGGATTAATTGAATCTCTTCCCTATATGCAGGAGTTCAGGCATAAAACCGTGGTTATTAAATATGGCGGCCATGCCATGGTGGATGAAAATCTCAAAAAACAATTTGCTCTGGATATTATACTGATGAAGCATATCGGTATCAATCCGGTGATTGTTCACGGTGGCGGGCCTCAGATCAATCGGCTGCTCGATAGGCTCGAGATAAAGCCCAGTTATGTTCAGGGAATGCGAGTAACCGACGGAGAGACCATGAGTGTGGTTGAGATGGTTCTTGTGGGGAAGGTTAACAAGGAGATTGTCGGAAATATAAACCATTGTGGTGGTCGGGCGGTCGGGCTTTCAGGACGTGACGGTGATCTTATCTGTGCGGAAAAGATGAAGGTGAGTAAGAAAAATGATGGAACCTTGGAGGATGCTCCTCCTGAGTTGATTGATCTGGGACGGGTTGGCCAGGTGACCCGGGTTAATCCTGAGATTCTGCAGGCACTGGAGACCAATGATTTTATTCCGGTGATTGCGCCCGTTGGCGTCGGAGAAGATGGACAGGCCTTTAATATCAATGCAGATCTTGTGGCCGGATCCATTGCTGCAGAGCTGAAGGCTGCGAAGCTGGTTTTGCTCACCGATGTGGCTGGTGTCCAGGACAATGAAGGAACACTGCTGAAATCATTGAAGCGGAGTGATCTTGAGAGCTATATTGACAATGGAACCATTGGCGGTGGAATGATACCCAAGGTGAGATGCTGTGGTGATGCGTTAAAAGCTGGTGTAACCAAAACACATATTATTGATGGCAGGATAGAACACGCTATTCTGCTTGAAATCTTTACCCGGGAAGGGATAGGGACGGAGATTGTCTGA
- a CDS encoding ABC transporter substrate-binding protein produces the protein MKNLLFIGLFIVLFTSNACAEPIRIGVIFAKTGRASDVGEDFFKAIRLLTDDINKTGGILNRPVELIEFDNQSTPLGSKQAALDAVKTDVVSVIGAAWSANTTALAEVFQKEGIPLVSPLATKPEVTEVGNFIFRVCFTDPFQGKVMAKFVREDLQAVTAAIFVNASSSYSRGLSQEFSQSFENLGGTVLATYDYIRPDTDFEKEIEDLHRLKPDVVYLSGYSRDSALIIRQSIKMGNNFVFAGGDGWNEAMYTFAGPEIDGNYFTNHWHPDNPNPISARLIAKYGKTEFKGSRLVLANDALMVLMDSITRAGSSDRKAIQIALANTVDFQGATGNITFDATGDPVKAAVILRLEKGSSSFVKAVQP, from the coding sequence ATGAAAAATTTGCTATTTATTGGATTGTTTATTGTCCTTTTTACCTCAAATGCCTGTGCTGAGCCGATTCGTATCGGAGTTATTTTTGCGAAAACCGGACGAGCTTCTGATGTGGGGGAAGATTTCTTCAAAGCTATCCGACTTCTAACGGATGATATAAACAAAACAGGCGGCATCCTGAACAGACCAGTTGAATTAATCGAATTTGACAACCAAAGCACCCCACTCGGCTCAAAGCAGGCCGCTTTAGATGCAGTGAAAACCGATGTGGTAAGTGTAATTGGGGCGGCCTGGAGTGCCAATACCACCGCCCTTGCCGAGGTTTTTCAAAAAGAAGGAATCCCGCTCGTATCCCCCCTGGCTACAAAACCCGAGGTTACCGAAGTTGGTAATTTTATTTTCCGCGTCTGTTTCACAGATCCCTTCCAGGGAAAAGTCATGGCTAAATTTGTCCGTGAAGATTTACAAGCAGTTACGGCCGCAATATTTGTCAATGCAAGCAGTTCCTACAGCAGAGGCCTGTCGCAGGAGTTCAGTCAATCATTTGAAAATCTTGGCGGTACAGTACTTGCCACCTATGACTACATCCGCCCCGACACGGACTTTGAAAAAGAAATTGAAGATCTGCATCGTTTAAAACCTGATGTGGTCTACCTGTCCGGTTACAGTCGGGATTCTGCCCTGATTATCCGACAATCGATAAAAATGGGAAACAATTTTGTTTTCGCTGGTGGAGACGGCTGGAATGAAGCAATGTACACCTTTGCTGGCCCTGAAATCGACGGCAATTATTTCACTAATCACTGGCATCCGGACAATCCCAATCCCATTAGCGCCAGGCTCATAGCAAAGTACGGTAAAACCGAATTTAAAGGCTCTCGCCTGGTACTGGCGAACGACGCCTTAATGGTACTTATGGACAGCATTACACGGGCAGGGAGCAGCGACAGAAAGGCGATCCAAATTGCCCTTGCCAACACCGTTGATTTTCAAGGAGCCACGGGAAATATCACCTTCGATGCAACCGGTGATCCTGTGAAGGCCGCGGTGATTCTCCGTCTTGAAAAGGGTTCCTCCTCATTTGTCAAAGCAGTACAACCATAA
- the lptB gene encoding LPS export ABC transporter ATP-binding protein, whose translation MALLEVDKIIKRYRARTVVDGVSLQVNTGVIVGLLGPNGAGKTTSFYSIAGFIRPDEGHVLLNGEDITKFPIHLRAQKGISYLAQEPSVFKKLTVEENVRIILEPLGLSKNEINNRIDELMADLKIEYLRENKGHALSGGERRRVEIMRALATRPSFILLDEPFAGIDPLAVADIQKLIIALKDKGLGVLISDHNVRETLQVCDFAYIMNAGQILTSGVADDIIESEVARKMYLGENFSM comes from the coding sequence ATGGCACTGCTGGAAGTTGATAAAATAATCAAACGTTACCGTGCTCGCACCGTGGTTGACGGAGTAAGTCTCCAGGTGAACACTGGTGTTATCGTCGGTCTTTTAGGCCCGAACGGTGCTGGCAAGACCACTTCATTCTATTCAATTGCCGGATTTATCCGTCCCGATGAGGGGCATGTTCTGCTCAATGGTGAAGATATCACCAAGTTCCCCATTCATTTGCGAGCTCAAAAGGGCATCTCCTACCTTGCTCAGGAACCCTCGGTTTTTAAAAAACTGACAGTTGAAGAGAACGTCCGCATCATCCTCGAGCCTCTTGGACTGTCAAAAAACGAGATAAACAACCGCATCGATGAACTTATGGCAGACCTTAAAATCGAATACCTCCGGGAAAACAAAGGGCACGCCCTGTCCGGAGGTGAGCGACGCCGGGTTGAGATCATGAGAGCTCTTGCCACACGCCCGAGTTTCATCCTTCTTGACGAACCCTTTGCTGGCATTGACCCTCTTGCCGTGGCAGACATCCAAAAGCTTATCATTGCATTGAAGGACAAGGGATTAGGGGTTCTGATCTCAGACCACAACGTTCGGGAAACCCTTCAGGTTTGTGATTTTGCCTACATCATGAACGCAGGACAGATTTTGACCAGTGGCGTTGCAGATGATATCATTGAAAGTGAAGTAGCCCGTAAAATGTATCTTGGCGAAAATTTCAGCATGTGA
- the rpoN gene encoding RNA polymerase factor sigma-54 has product MALELRQQLKLSQKLVMTPQLRLAIKLLQMNRLELGDALQAEIEQNPGLEEDVSIQEHRENPQSLSTTTEQKGTEKEQDYTDQVRAEDTIPETNWEDYANTFDSNVSFSHETPAADAPSQFDFISEKPGLLAYLQWQLAHAELEPEEWDTALFIAGNLNRYGFLECSLEEVMEATKCDRDSAEYILEVIQDLDPPGIAARDVSESLFLQLERMGMKDSLAAEIVKDHLNHLQTRNYKAISQATGRKRNEVIKAIEFITSELTPYPGLPYSTETTNYVVPDVYVRKIDGEFVIHLNEEDIPNLKLSSQLQELLQADEGTIEKSSKAYIREKLKDAGWFIKSLHQRQRTIFKVMESILKFQREFFEHGATRLKPLILRDVAEDIEMHESTISRVTSNKYVHTPLGIYELKYFFSTAIPRAGEESLAAESIRERIRKMIQDEDPHKPLSDNSISEKLAERNIEIARRTVAKYREQLKILPVKHRRKPK; this is encoded by the coding sequence ATGGCCCTCGAACTCAGACAACAGCTCAAGCTATCACAAAAACTGGTAATGACGCCTCAGTTGCGTCTGGCCATTAAACTGCTACAGATGAACCGGCTGGAGCTTGGCGATGCACTACAGGCCGAGATTGAGCAGAATCCGGGCCTCGAAGAGGATGTCAGCATTCAGGAGCATCGCGAAAACCCGCAAAGCCTCTCCACAACAACCGAACAGAAAGGAACGGAGAAGGAGCAGGATTATACCGATCAGGTCAGAGCAGAAGACACTATCCCCGAGACAAATTGGGAAGACTACGCCAACACCTTTGACAGCAATGTTTCCTTTTCCCACGAGACACCTGCGGCGGATGCTCCCAGCCAGTTTGATTTCATCTCAGAAAAACCGGGCCTCCTCGCCTATCTGCAGTGGCAGCTCGCCCACGCCGAACTCGAACCTGAAGAATGGGATACTGCTCTTTTTATTGCCGGTAACCTTAACCGTTACGGATTTCTCGAATGTAGTCTTGAAGAGGTCATGGAAGCCACCAAATGTGACCGCGATTCTGCAGAATATATTCTTGAGGTTATTCAGGATCTCGATCCTCCAGGCATTGCCGCCCGTGACGTCTCCGAGTCACTCTTTCTTCAGTTGGAACGCATGGGAATGAAAGACTCCCTTGCCGCAGAAATCGTTAAAGATCATCTTAACCATCTGCAGACCCGCAATTACAAGGCCATCAGCCAGGCAACGGGCCGCAAACGTAATGAAGTAATCAAGGCTATTGAGTTCATCACCTCCGAGCTCACCCCGTATCCGGGTCTTCCCTACAGCACCGAAACAACGAACTATGTTGTCCCGGATGTCTATGTTCGAAAAATCGATGGCGAATTTGTTATCCATCTCAACGAAGAGGATATTCCCAACCTGAAACTCTCCTCCCAATTGCAGGAACTGCTGCAGGCCGATGAGGGCACCATCGAAAAGTCATCAAAGGCCTATATCAGGGAGAAGCTTAAAGATGCCGGATGGTTCATCAAGTCTTTGCATCAGCGCCAGCGTACCATATTCAAGGTAATGGAAAGTATCCTCAAATTCCAGCGCGAGTTTTTCGAACATGGAGCAACCCGCCTCAAACCACTCATCCTGCGTGACGTTGCCGAAGATATAGAAATGCACGAGTCCACTATCAGCCGGGTAACATCAAACAAGTATGTGCACACTCCTCTCGGGATATATGAACTGAAATATTTCTTTTCCACAGCCATTCCACGAGCCGGGGAGGAGTCACTTGCCGCAGAATCAATCCGGGAGCGTATCCGGAAAATGATTCAGGACGAAGATCCTCACAAACCCCTCAGTGATAACAGTATTTCTGAAAAACTTGCCGAAAGAAATATCGAAATCGCCCGCCGTACCGTTGCAAAATACCGGGAACAGCTGAAGATCCTTCCAGTAAAACATCGTCGCAAACCCAAATAA
- a CDS encoding aspartate aminotransferase family protein — protein sequence MSGENAGWAKRSDDVIIGTYTRYPATMVKGEGCILTDAEGKEYLDCLAGIAVCSLGHCHPVVTEAICAQARQLVHVSNLYYTQPQTELAELLTENSFADRVFLANSGAEANEAAIKLARICAGYERYGIISLAGSFHGRTLATVAATGQPKFQEGFEPMPEGFSHAPFGNLNVLEAMITDQTCAIMCEPLQGEGGVRPLDVEYLKGLQDLCRKHDLLLIFDEIQTGMGRTGSLFAYEQLGIVPDIMTVAKALGNGLPIGAMLTRKEIAASLAPGTHGTTFGGNPVVAAGAVATLKIMLEEGFLAEVREKGDYLQKGLEDLAGRFPLLASGARGMGLIRGLVLTEKGIEQGGAIVKALFERGVLINFAGNKALRFLPPLIITRTELDQLLTALGEVLGECKV from the coding sequence ATGAGTGGAGAAAATGCAGGCTGGGCCAAGAGAAGTGACGATGTGATTATAGGAACCTACACACGATATCCAGCTACCATGGTAAAGGGTGAAGGTTGTATCCTGACCGATGCTGAAGGAAAAGAATACCTGGATTGTCTGGCAGGGATAGCCGTTTGCAGTCTTGGCCATTGTCATCCGGTGGTGACCGAGGCCATATGTGCACAGGCAAGACAGCTGGTGCATGTCTCAAACCTTTATTACACCCAGCCTCAGACAGAATTGGCTGAGTTGCTGACCGAAAATTCCTTTGCTGATCGGGTTTTTCTGGCAAACAGTGGGGCTGAGGCAAATGAGGCAGCCATCAAGCTTGCAAGAATCTGCGCAGGTTATGAACGCTACGGAATTATTTCACTCGCCGGATCTTTTCATGGCAGGACACTTGCCACGGTCGCAGCCACCGGACAGCCCAAATTTCAAGAGGGCTTTGAACCTATGCCCGAAGGCTTTTCTCACGCCCCTTTTGGGAACCTGAATGTGCTGGAGGCCATGATAACCGACCAGACCTGTGCGATCATGTGTGAACCTCTGCAGGGGGAAGGTGGTGTAAGGCCACTGGATGTGGAGTACCTGAAAGGGCTGCAGGATTTGTGCAGGAAGCATGACTTGCTCCTGATTTTTGATGAAATACAGACTGGGATGGGACGAACCGGAAGCCTTTTTGCCTATGAGCAATTGGGCATTGTGCCGGATATCATGACCGTAGCCAAGGCCCTTGGTAATGGCCTGCCCATCGGTGCCATGCTCACCCGAAAAGAAATTGCTGCTTCACTGGCCCCGGGAACTCATGGTACCACCTTCGGGGGTAACCCGGTGGTAGCAGCAGGAGCCGTGGCTACTCTGAAGATTATGCTGGAAGAGGGCTTTCTGGCAGAGGTCAGGGAGAAGGGCGACTATCTGCAGAAGGGACTTGAGGATCTGGCTGGACGCTTCCCGCTGCTCGCAAGTGGAGCGCGGGGAATGGGGTTGATCCGGGGGCTTGTTCTCACTGAAAAAGGAATCGAACAGGGAGGCGCAATAGTGAAAGCACTCTTTGAAAGGGGGGTGCTTATCAACTTTGCTGGAAACAAGGCGCTTCGTTTTCTGCCTCCCCTCATTATAACCAGGACTGAGCTTGATCAGTTATTAACGGCCTTGGGTGAAGTTTTGGGAGAATGTAAGGTCTGA
- a CDS encoding putative lipoprotein, giving the protein MFSRKQFIYITLLCVTSLIQTGCSISYSLEKSSDSVSASLDSITSITSISTSSSGGSEEEAKINATGTVYEEDVAAVTVLYVSREKTTDDYQRQVTAIAKNHGISDWEQEESTFLAMGKGLRRAGVSEDSITNLPFFRSIAKSSNYSSVIKGYKM; this is encoded by the coding sequence ATGTTTTCTAGAAAACAGTTTATATATATTACTTTATTGTGTGTCACATCCCTGATACAGACAGGTTGCTCTATTTCCTATTCTCTTGAGAAGTCATCGGATTCTGTCTCAGCGAGTCTTGATTCCATAACTTCCATAACGTCTATCTCAACGTCATCTTCCGGTGGTAGCGAGGAAGAGGCAAAAATAAATGCAACGGGTACTGTCTACGAAGAAGATGTCGCTGCTGTCACCGTCCTCTATGTCAGTCGGGAGAAGACCACCGATGACTATCAACGCCAGGTTACAGCTATTGCCAAGAACCATGGAATCAGTGACTGGGAACAGGAAGAAAGTACCTTTCTTGCTATGGGAAAGGGTTTGAGACGTGCAGGGGTGAGTGAGGATTCCATCACTAATTTACCGTTTTTCCGTTCCATCGCCAAGAGCTCAAACTATTCAAGCGTTATAAAGGGTTATAAGATGTAA
- the argF gene encoding ornithine carbamoyltransferase encodes MVSHLQSLQDFSKEELLGFINRAIQLKEERLAGVTHRQLAGKTVGLIFEKPSTRTRVSFESAMYGLGGQVIFLSGRDTQLARSEPLKDMARVMARYVDGIVVRTFGQEVVTELAEYSSVPVVNALTDLHHPCQILSDIMTVVEKKGNIEKLKIAWIGDGNNMANSWIQAASRIGFELILACPEGYDPDPEIMAAAQKEAVKPITVTRSPEEAVAQADVINTDVWASMGQEEEAEERLAIFQPLQINSALMAKAPANAVVLHCLPAHREEEITEEVLESEQCVAFDQAENKMHMHKAILELLIGCK; translated from the coding sequence ATGGTAAGCCACTTACAGTCACTGCAAGATTTTAGTAAAGAAGAACTCCTTGGTTTTATTAATCGCGCTATTCAGCTTAAAGAAGAACGTCTTGCCGGGGTCACTCATCGACAGTTGGCAGGAAAGACGGTTGGGTTGATTTTTGAAAAACCTTCTACCAGGACCCGGGTCTCTTTTGAGTCGGCTATGTATGGTCTTGGCGGGCAGGTTATTTTTCTTTCCGGTCGTGATACCCAGCTTGCTCGTTCTGAACCTTTAAAGGATATGGCCAGAGTCATGGCCCGTTATGTGGACGGAATAGTTGTACGGACTTTTGGTCAGGAAGTGGTAACAGAACTCGCTGAATACTCTTCCGTACCAGTTGTAAATGCTCTCACCGATCTTCACCATCCCTGTCAGATTCTCAGCGATATCATGACTGTTGTAGAGAAAAAAGGGAATATTGAAAAGTTGAAAATTGCCTGGATAGGTGATGGTAACAATATGGCCAACTCCTGGATACAGGCTGCAAGTCGTATCGGGTTTGAGCTGATTCTGGCCTGCCCCGAAGGCTATGACCCTGATCCTGAAATAATGGCAGCTGCACAGAAGGAGGCAGTAAAGCCAATTACTGTCACCCGTAGTCCGGAAGAGGCGGTGGCACAGGCCGATGTGATTAATACCGACGTTTGGGCCTCCATGGGGCAGGAAGAGGAGGCGGAAGAGCGCCTCGCTATTTTCCAGCCATTGCAGATTAACTCGGCCCTTATGGCCAAAGCTCCTGCCAATGCTGTTGTTTTGCACTGTCTACCAGCCCATCGTGAAGAAGAGATTACTGAAGAAGTGCTCGAGTCGGAGCAGTGTGTGGCTTTTGATCAGGCAGAGAACAAGATGCATATGCACAAAGCCATTCTGGAGCTGCTTATTGGTTGTAAATGA
- a CDS encoding argininosuccinate synthase: MDVKKIVLAYSGGLDTSVILKWLEEEYECPVIAYAADVGQTEDWDAIRKKGMATGAEKVIISDLRQEFVEDYIFPAFRCNAIYEGSYLLGTSLARPIIGKEQVRIAHAEGADAVSHGATGKGNDQVRFELSYLGIDPSLKIIAPWRIWDLNSRAKLEEFAKKHNIPVPTTKKNPYSSDENILHISFEGGLLEDPWNEPDEDMYKLTVSPENAPDKPTYVEIDFEKGNPVAINGERMDPLPLLTALNKVAGANGVGRLDLLENRFVGMKSRGVYETPGGTLLRNAHRDLETMCMDREVMRIRDSLVPRYAELVYNGFWFSPERELLQVTMDESQKTVNGTVRMKLYKGNCVSVGKKSDYSLYQESFATFEEDTVYNQADAGGFIRLNGLRLQIIAMQKK; the protein is encoded by the coding sequence ATGGACGTTAAAAAAATCGTACTGGCCTATTCTGGCGGATTGGACACTTCAGTCATTTTGAAATGGTTGGAAGAAGAATATGAGTGTCCTGTTATCGCTTATGCTGCCGATGTTGGTCAGACGGAGGACTGGGACGCAATTCGCAAAAAAGGAATGGCTACCGGGGCCGAAAAAGTTATTATTTCCGATCTCCGTCAGGAGTTTGTTGAAGATTATATCTTTCCGGCTTTTCGTTGCAATGCGATCTATGAGGGATCCTATCTTCTTGGAACATCCCTTGCCCGTCCTATTATCGGAAAAGAGCAGGTACGCATAGCCCATGCTGAAGGTGCGGATGCCGTGAGTCATGGTGCCACCGGCAAAGGAAATGATCAGGTTCGTTTTGAACTTTCCTATCTCGGAATTGATCCAAGTTTAAAGATTATTGCCCCCTGGCGTATCTGGGATTTGAACTCCCGGGCCAAGCTTGAGGAGTTTGCCAAAAAACACAATATTCCGGTACCCACTACCAAGAAGAACCCCTACAGCTCCGATGAGAACATTCTTCACATCAGTTTTGAAGGCGGACTTCTGGAAGATCCATGGAACGAGCCCGATGAGGATATGTACAAGCTTACCGTCTCCCCTGAAAATGCACCGGATAAGCCGACCTATGTTGAGATTGATTTTGAGAAAGGGAATCCCGTTGCCATTAATGGCGAACGCATGGATCCCCTGCCCCTCCTCACGGCCCTGAATAAGGTTGCCGGTGCCAATGGTGTCGGTCGTCTTGATCTCCTTGAAAACCGTTTTGTGGGTATGAAGTCCCGCGGCGTCTATGAAACTCCCGGTGGTACCCTGCTTCGCAACGCACATCGTGACCTGGAAACCATGTGTATGGACAGGGAAGTGATGCGAATCAGGGATTCTCTGGTTCCACGCTACGCAGAGCTTGTCTATAATGGTTTCTGGTTTTCCCCCGAGCGGGAACTGCTCCAGGTGACCATGGATGAGAGTCAGAAAACGGTGAACGGCACAGTGCGGATGAAACTGTACAAGGGGAATTGTGTCTCAGTTGGAAAGAAATCGGATTACTCACTGTATCAGGAAAGTTTTGCCACATTTGAAGAGGATACTGTTTACAATCAGGCCGATGCCGGTGGCTTTATCCGTCTCAACGGTTTGCGCTTGCAGATCATAGCCATGCAAAAGAAGTAG
- a CDS encoding IS4 family transposase, which produces MAHYNTILSQITSLINRHVFDDHAKLHHSGQKFRSYDRWSQFMAMLIGQLSSRKSLRDITDNLKAQKNRLYHLGMKPTSRATLARVNEKQPASLYETVFSDLLKKCQTVTPGHKFSFKNKLYLLDTTTIDLCLSVFPWAEFRKRKGAVKLHMGIDADGYLPTFMDMTDGKVHEINWAKETLKLPKGSFAVFDRGFTDYGWYSSLMKDGIFFVTRLKSNADAEYLFKRAGRKSPGVTNDQQIKLKNIKDPLRLVAYTDLETGQEYRFVTNAHHLKAAEIAAIYKERWQIEQFFKWIKQNLKIKTFLGTSKNAVLTQVWIALCVYLLIAYLNFKAKLGASMQQILRVLQLNLFQRRALADLFRPPDKQQPVSPQLLLWGKL; this is translated from the coding sequence ATGGCGCATTATAACACAATCCTTAGTCAAATTACTTCACTTATTAACAGACATGTTTTTGATGATCATGCCAAACTTCATCATTCGGGCCAGAAATTCAGATCCTATGACCGCTGGAGCCAGTTTATGGCAATGCTGATAGGACAACTTTCCAGTAGAAAAAGCCTTCGTGATATTACTGATAATTTGAAGGCGCAAAAAAATCGTTTATATCACCTCGGCATGAAACCAACTTCAAGGGCGACACTGGCAAGAGTAAATGAAAAACAGCCAGCATCCCTTTACGAAACTGTGTTTTCTGATCTGTTGAAAAAGTGTCAAACGGTGACACCCGGTCACAAGTTTTCTTTTAAAAACAAGCTGTACCTACTTGATACAACAACTATTGATCTTTGCTTGTCAGTATTTCCATGGGCTGAATTCCGTAAAAGAAAAGGCGCTGTCAAACTGCACATGGGTATAGATGCTGATGGTTACCTTCCTACTTTTATGGACATGACCGATGGTAAAGTCCATGAAATCAACTGGGCAAAAGAAACACTCAAGCTCCCCAAAGGGTCATTTGCTGTCTTTGATAGAGGTTTTACAGATTATGGCTGGTATTCCTCCCTCATGAAAGACGGAATTTTCTTTGTGACCCGTTTGAAAAGCAATGCTGATGCTGAATATCTTTTCAAACGGGCTGGTCGCAAAAGTCCTGGCGTAACCAATGACCAGCAAATAAAACTCAAAAATATTAAAGATCCACTTCGTCTTGTTGCCTACACAGACCTGGAAACTGGCCAGGAATACCGTTTTGTTACTAATGCTCACCATCTAAAAGCTGCAGAGATAGCGGCGATCTATAAAGAGCGGTGGCAGATCGAACAATTTTTCAAATGGATCAAGCAAAACCTCAAAATCAAGACATTTCTGGGTACATCAAAAAACGCAGTCCTCACCCAAGTCTGGATAGCTTTGTGTGTTTATCTGCTGATTGCATATCTTAATTTTAAAGCTAAATTGGGTGCCTCCATGCAGCAAATACTCAGAGTTTTACAACTGAACCTGTTTCAACGGCGTGCCTTGGCAGATCTTTTTAGGCCGCCAGACAAACAACAACCTGTTTCTCCACAGCTTTTACTGTGGGGAAAACTATGA
- a CDS encoding helix-turn-helix transcriptional regulator, with translation MSRLERIYFFHQQLKADRFPNAQSLMKEFELSRATAHRDISYMRDRLLAPLAFNSSRKGFCYTENDFSLPFEESPKILFLMGLLNKMADEAGLGSLPEMKKLEKRLSQLIAPGYERVMDNVLCQWVEVETLAPAIFETIVEAVLKDRLLEVEYCSVEGAKSSRTIDPQRLINYQGRWYLLAYCYLRKGHRLFHMARIEKAETGTKRNDTQHLVPESFLDDAFGIFAGEFRYHAKIAFTSTAAELVRRQFWHENQLIEETENGIVLTLPVNDDREIIMKILQYGSRANVIAPDSLRKRVMEEIRKMSNSYHR, from the coding sequence ATGAGCCGCCTCGAACGTATCTACTTTTTTCACCAGCAACTCAAAGCCGACCGCTTTCCCAATGCCCAGAGCCTGATGAAAGAGTTTGAACTTTCCCGCGCCACCGCTCATCGCGATATCAGCTATATGCGTGACAGACTGCTCGCCCCCCTGGCATTCAACTCCAGTCGCAAGGGCTTTTGCTACACTGAAAACGACTTTTCCCTCCCCTTTGAAGAAAGCCCAAAGATTCTCTTCCTCATGGGCTTGCTCAATAAAATGGCAGATGAAGCAGGACTTGGCAGCCTTCCAGAGATGAAAAAACTAGAGAAACGCCTGAGTCAGTTGATTGCTCCAGGCTATGAACGGGTAATGGACAACGTCCTCTGTCAATGGGTAGAGGTTGAGACACTGGCACCAGCCATTTTTGAAACAATCGTTGAAGCGGTGCTGAAAGACCGTCTCCTTGAGGTTGAGTATTGCTCGGTTGAAGGTGCAAAAAGCAGTCGTACAATTGACCCCCAGCGCCTGATCAACTACCAGGGACGCTGGTACCTTCTTGCGTATTGCTACCTGAGAAAGGGGCATCGTCTTTTTCATATGGCAAGAATCGAAAAAGCGGAAACGGGAACAAAACGAAATGACACGCAACACCTCGTCCCAGAGTCCTTTCTCGATGATGCCTTTGGCATTTTCGCAGGAGAATTTCGCTATCATGCAAAAATCGCCTTCACCTCCACCGCTGCAGAACTGGTACGCAGGCAATTCTGGCACGAAAATCAGCTGATCGAAGAGACAGAAAACGGCATTGTTCTTACCCTGCCGGTTAATGATGACAGGGAAATCATTATGAAGATCCTTCAGTATGGTTCAAGGGCAAACGTTATCGCGCCAGATTCACTGCGGAAAAGGGTAATGGAAGAGATTAGAAAGATGTCAAACTCGTATCACCGATAA
- the lptA gene encoding lipopolysaccharide transport periplasmic protein LptA, whose product MSNNTIFGFFSGLVLSLIFFSSPLLAASAPITIEADHMTSLENENNVLFSGNVDAAQADVRIRSDEMTVYYSAAEKEKKQEVKRLQCVGNVEITKGAWLGTGETMNYLAKERKVILSGNAKAWQGTNLVTGNTIIYYLDEGRSEVVGSRPSATVGSDSGEANKPGRVKATLTPQ is encoded by the coding sequence GTGAGTAATAATACTATATTTGGCTTCTTTTCAGGACTGGTTCTCTCTCTTATTTTCTTTTCCAGTCCTCTTCTTGCAGCAAGTGCACCCATCACCATCGAGGCGGATCACATGACCTCTCTGGAGAATGAGAATAATGTCCTCTTCAGCGGAAATGTAGATGCAGCGCAGGCCGATGTCCGCATTCGCTCGGATGAGATGACAGTATATTACTCCGCTGCCGAAAAAGAAAAAAAACAAGAAGTCAAACGTCTCCAGTGTGTTGGCAATGTGGAGATCACTAAAGGAGCATGGCTTGGCACCGGTGAAACAATGAACTACCTGGCAAAGGAGCGCAAGGTAATCCTGAGTGGCAACGCCAAGGCATGGCAGGGTACCAACCTGGTGACTGGAAACACTATTATTTACTATCTCGATGAAGGGAGATCCGAGGTTGTCGGCAGTCGCCCCTCGGCCACAGTTGGCAGTGACTCCGGTGAAGCAAACAAACCTGGCCGGGTAAAAGCAACCCTTACTCCCCAATAA